The Kineococcus mangrovi region AGCAGCAGGCGGCGGGCCTTGTCGAGGTTGGCGTTGTCGGGCCAGCTGTTCAGCGGCGCGAAGCGCTGACCGCCCTCGCCGCCACCACCGCGGCCGTCGGCGATGCGGTAGGTGCCGGCGGCGTGCCAGGACATGCGGATGAACAGCGGGCCGTAGTGGCCCCAGTCGGCCGGCCACCAGTCCTGCGAGGTGTGCATGACCTCGGCGACGTCCCGCTTCAGGGCCTCGACGTCGAGCGTGGCAAACTCCGCGGCGTAGTCGAAGTCCTCGCCGAGGGGGTCGGAGTCCCGCGACGGCTTGTTCAGGACCGACAGGTCGACCTGGTTCGGCCACCAGTCCTGGACGGTGCGGGGCCGGCCGTTCGTGGACGGCTCCGGCGCCGGGATCACCGGGTTCTCGCTCTCGGTGGTGGACGCGGTCTGCGCCTTGTCCTGGGCCTTGTCTCGGGCGTTGTCGAGCTCGGTCACGTCACGCTTCTCTCTGCTGGAGGACGACCGGGGTCTGGGGGGTCGGTGGACGGGTCGGTGGTGAGGACCGGGGCCGTCGCGCAGGACCGGCACCGGCCCCAGTAGATGACCTCGGCCTCGTCGACGTCGAAACCGTCGAAGACGGGGGGCGTGAGGCACGGCGCCTGCGCCGTGGCGCAGTCGACGTCGGTGATGTCCCCGCACACCCGGCACACCAGGTGGTGGTGGTTGTCGTGGACCCGCGCCTCGTAGCGCGCCACCGAACCCTGCGGCTGGATGCGCCGCACCAGGCCGTGGTCGGTCAGGACGCGCAGGACGTCGTAGACCGCCTGGTGCGAGACCCCTTCGACGCGCGCGCGGGCGGCCCCGATCAGCGCCTCGGTGTCCCCGTGCGGCAGGGCGTGCACGGCGTCGAGGACGGCCAGGCGCGGACGGGTGACCCGCAGACCCGCGGCGCGCAGCACGCGCTCGAGGTCCGGGGTGGTGGGCACGGCGCCATCCTGACCGCTGGACTTGAACGAGTCAAGACCAGGTGGTCCGCCGGTCACCCGGTCCTGCCCCACCGTCAGACCTGCCCCACCGTCAGACCAGCCGCATCGCCTCGGTGAGCGTCGCGCGCAGGATCTGCTCCATCTCGTCGAACTCCGCCTGCCCGCAGGTCAGCGGCGGCGCGACCTGGATGACGGGCTCGCCGCGGTCGTCGGGGCGGCAGTACAGACCGTTGCGGAACAGCGCCCCGGGCAGGAACTGCTTGATGAGCGTCTCGCGCTCGGCCGGCCCGAAGGTCTCCTTCGTCGCCTTGTCCTTGACGAGCTCGAGCGCCCAGAAGTACCCGTCGCCGCGGACGTCGCCGACGATGTCGAGGTCGAGCAGCCTGCGCATCGTGTCCCCCAGCGCCTGCTCGTTGTCCAGGACGTTCTGGTTGAGGCCCTCGCGCTCGAAGACGTCGAGGTTGGCCAGGGAGACCGCGGCCGAGACGGGGTGCCCGGCGAACGTGTAGCCGTGCGGGAAGAAGTTCTTGCCCTGCAGGAACGGTTCCATGATGCGGTCGGTCGCGATCATCGCGCCGATGGGGCCGTACCCGGAACTCATGCCCTTGGCGCACGTGATGATGTCGGGCTGGTAGCCGAACTTCTCCGCGGCGAACATCGTCCCGTGCCGGCCGAAGCCGCAGATGACCTCGTCGGAGACGAGCAGCACGTCGTGCCGGTCGCAGATCTCCCGCACCCGCTGGAAGTACCCGGGGGGCGGGGTGAAGCAGCCCCCGGAGTTCTGGACGGGTTCGAGCACGACGGCCGCGACCGTGTCGGGCCCCTCGAAGAGGATGGCCTCCTCGATCCGGTCGGCGGCCCAGCGCCCGAACTCGACCGGGTCGGTCGGTGCGCCCATGCGCTCGGCGCGGTAGATGTTCGTGTTCGGCACCCGGAACCCCCCCGGGGTGAGGGGTTCGAACGCCTGCTTCATGGCCGGCAGCCCCGTGATCGCGAGCGCCCCCTGCGGGGTCCCGTGGTAGGCGGTGGCGCGCGAGATGACCTTGTGCTTCATCGGCCTGCCGGTGAGCTTGAAGAACTGCTTGGCCACCTTCCAGGCGCTCTCGACGGCCTCACCGCCCCCGGTGGTGAAGAACACCCGGTTCAGGTCGCCGGGGGCGTACCCGGCGATGCGGTCGGCCAGTTCCACCGCGGGTTCGGTGGCGTAGCCCCAGACGGGAAAGAACGCGAGCCGGCGGGCCTGCTCCGCCATGACCTCGGCGAGCTCCTCGCGCCCGTGCCCGACCTGGACGACGAACAGCCCGGAGAGGCCGTCGAGCACCTCGTGCCCCCGGTCGTCCCAGATGCGGGCCCCCTCGCCCCGCACGATGACGGGCGCCGGCGTGTCCTGGTAGGCGCCCATCCGGGCGAAGTGCATCCACAGGTGGTCGCGGGCGGCCTCGGTGAGCCCGGAGGCCCCCGCGCCCACCACGGTCTGCTCGGTCACGGTCATGTCCGGTCCTCCTCGGCTGCCGGTCCGCCTGGCGGCGCTCCCCGGCGGGACGGGTGTCCCGCCGATCCTCCCACCCTGGCCCTCGACACCGGCCCGGACCAGCGACGGAACGTCGGCGCCCGCCGCTCGGCTCCGACGGTCCGTCGTAGGCTCTCCGGGTGCTCACCGTGGCCGACGTCCTCGCCCTGCCCGTGCTCGCGGCCGGTGAGCCGCAGGTGCGCACCGGCCGGGACCGGCTCGACGTCCCGGTGCGCTGGGTCCACGTCACCGAGCAGGTCGACGTCGCCGGTCTGCTCGGTGGCGGGGAACTGCTCCTGACCACCGGGATGGGCTGGGCCGCCGGCGACTTCGACGTCGCGGCCTACGTCGCCTCCCTCGTCGAGGCCGGGGTCGTCGGTGTCGTCGTGGAGCTGACCGAGCACCTGGGCCAGGTGCCGCCGGAGCTGGTCCACGCGGCCCGCGCGGCGCAGCTGCCCCTCGTCGAGCTGCACCGCGTGGTCCGGTTCGTCGAGGTGACCGAGCAGGTGCACGGGCGGCTGCTGCACGACCAGTACGACCGGCTGCGGTTCGCCGACCGGGTGCACGCGACGTTCGCGTCCCTCGGCGTCGTCGGGACGCGGGTGGAGGAGGTGCTGGACCGCGCGGCCGGGCTGCTGGGCGGGCCCGTCGTGCTCGAGGACCTCGCGCACCGCGTCGTCGCGCACGTGGCGGGGCCGGTGGGGACGGCGGAGCTGCTGGTGGACTGGTCCCGGCGCTCCCGGCGCGACCCGGGGTCGCAGGGGTGGGTCGTCGTCCCGGCCGGTCCCCCCGGCGACCGCTGGGGCCGGCTCGTCGCCCCCGGCCCGCGCGCGGCGCCCGACCCGCTGCTCGTGCTCGACCGCGCCGCCGAGGCGCTCACCGTGGTGCGCCTCATCGCCGGTGGCCCGCCCGAGGGGGAGGACCTGGCCCGGCGGGCCCACGACGACCTGGTCCGCGACCTGCTGCGGGCGCGCCGGGACGACGAACCGGCGCTGCGGCAACGGTTGCGGGCCCTCGGCCTGAGCCCCCGGACGGGGTTCGCGGCAGCCGCCGTCGTCGGCGCGGACCGCCGCGAGGTCTCGGCGGCGCTCGCCCGGACGCGGTCGGCGGGGCTGACGGGGACGGTCGGGCGCGGTGAGGACCCCACCGGGAGCGTCGTCGGGGTCCTGCTCGTGGGCTCGGCCCGCGTGGTCACCGCCGCGCTGGACCGGCTCGCCGCGGCCCTGCCGGGCGCGGCGACGCTCGGGGCCGCCGAACCGGTCACCGAGCTGCACGCCACCCGCGAGGGGCTGGAGGAGGCCCGGCACGTGGCGCAGGTCGCCGCCGCGGCCCCGCGCCGCGCGCCCGGTCGCGTCCACCGGACCGCCGACCTCGGGGTGCGGGGGCTGGTGTGGCGGCTGCGCGGGGACGCCCGGCTGGCGGCCTTCGCCGAGGCCCAGCTCGCGCCGCTGTTCGAGACGCCCGAGGACCTGGGGCTGCTCGCGGACTACCTGCAGGTCAACGGGTCCATGACGCGGCTCGCCGGACGGCTGCACCTGTCGCGCCCCGCCGCGTACGGCCGGGTGGACCGGCTCACCCGACGGCTGGGCCGGGACCTGGAGGACCCCGAGGTGCGCCTCGGGTTGCACCTGGCGCTGCTCAGCGCGCCGGCACCGCCACCCCCGCGCGCGCACCGGGGCGGGTGAGCAGCTCCCCGGCCGGCACCTGCGGGTCGACCTCCGCACCGCGGCGCCACGTCGAGCGGACGACACCGCTGAGCGTCCGGCCCGCGTACGGGGAGACGGGGTTGCGGTGCTGCAGGGCGGCCGGGTCCACGACCCACGTCGCGTCCGGGGCGAAGACCGCGAGGTCGGCGACGCAGCCGGCGGCGAGCCGGCCGCGGTCGGCCAGTCCCACGAGGTCGGCCGTCGCCGTCGCCATCCACCCGACGACGGTGGCCAGCGGGACGCCGCGCGCCCGGGCCGCGGTCCAGACGACGGGCAACCCGAGCTGGACCGAGGCGATGCCGCCCCACGCCGCGCCGAAGTCCCCCTCGTCGAGCCGCTTCAGCTCCGCCGTGCACGGCGAGTGGTCCGACACGACGCAGTCGACGGTGCCGTCGAGCAGCCCGCGCCACAGGGCGTCCTGCTCGGCGCGGTCCCGGATCGGCGGGCAGCACTTGAACGTCGTGTCGCCGTCGGGCACCTCCTCGGCGGCCAGGGCGAGGTAGTGCGGGCACGTCTCGACGGTGATCCGGGTGCCGACGGCCTTCGCGGCGCGGACCTCGGCCAGCCCGGCCGCGGACGACAGGTGCACGACGTGCACCCGGGCCCCGGCGGTCGCCGCGGCCTCGGCGACCGCCCGGACCGCCGACGCCTCCGCCGACGGGGGCCGGGAGGCCACGAACTCCGCGAACGAGGGACCGCCCTCGTGGGGGGTCAGGCCGTCGCCGTCCTCGGCGTGGACGAGGAGCAGCCCGTCGATGCGCGCGAGCTCGGCGAGCGCGGCCCGCAGGCCCGCGGCGTCCAGCGGCGCGAACTCCGGGACCCCGGAGTCGAGCAGGAAGCACTTCACCCCGAACACCCCGGCGTCGTGCAGCGGGGCGAGCTGGTCGGCGTTGCCGGGGACGGCACCGCCCCAGAACCCCACGTCGACGACGCACTGCCCCTGCGCCGCGGCGCGCTTGACCGCCAGGGCGTCCGGGTCGACGGTGGCGGGGACGCTGTTGAGGGGCATGTCGACGATCGTCGTGACCCCGCCGGCCGCGGCGGCCCGCGTCGCGGACGCGAAACCCTCCCACTCCGTCCGGCCGGGTTCGTTGACGTGGACGTGCGGGTCCACGAGCCCGGGCAGCAGCACCTCGTCGGCCCCCAGGACGACCTCGCGGGCCGCGGGGGAACCCCAGTCGTGGTCCCGGTCCCGCACGGCGACGATCCGGCCGGCCGCGACCCCCAGCGAGGCCGCCCGTTCGGTCCCGTCCACCACGGCGCGGTCGGCCCGCACCACGAGCTCCACCACCTGATCAGTCACCCGTTCCACCTTCCTGGAGATCGCGCACGGCGCGCCACACCCGGTCCGCCGACATCGGCAGTTCGTGGAACCGTACGCCGACCGCGTCCCGCACCGCGTTCGCCAGCGCCGCGGCGACCGGGTTGTACGGCGCCTCGCTCATCGACTTCGCCCCGAGCGGCCCGACGACGTCGTAGGTGTCGGCGAACAGCACCTCGGTGTCGGGGACGTCGTCGGAGCGCGGCACGTAGTACTCGCGCAGCGAACCGGTCGGGCTGGACCCGTCGGCGTCGAGGCGCACCTCCTCGAACAGGGCCGACCCGATCGCCTGCGCGACCCCGCCCTCGACCTGCCCGCGCAGCTGGCCGGGGTTGAGCACGGTGCCCGCGTCGACGGCCTGCACCGAGCGCAGGACCCGCACCAGCCCGGTGCCGGGTTCGACGGCGACGCGGAACCCCTGGACGGTGAACGCGACCGAGCGGACGGCCGCGTCGTCCCCGGCCTCGGCGCTGGGGGCGGTCCCGCCGCGGCGCAGCGCCTCGGCGTGGACGTCGGCGAGGTCGACGTGCGCGTCCCCGGCGACGGCCCGGCCCGGGCGCAGGTCCACGTCCGCGACCGGGACGCCCAGGAGTTCGGCGGCGAGCGCGCGCACCTGCCCGGCCACGTCGAGGCACGCGAGGTGCAGGGCCTTGCCCGCGACCACGGACCCCGCCGACCCGAAGGCGCCCGTGTCGTGCCGGACGGCGTCGGTGTCGCTCTGGTGCAGGTGGGTGCGCTCGAGGCTCGACCCCAGGGCCGTCACCGCGAGCTGGTGGTGGACGGTGGTGGTGCCGTTGCCGAACTCCGCCGTCCCCACCCGCAGGTCCCAGTCGCCGTCGGCGCGCAGCGCGACGCCGGCGTCGGCGAAGTGCCCCCGCGGCGGGGTCGTGGCGATCATCGCGACCGCCACCCCCTCCCCCGTCCGCCAGTGCGGGCCGGGCGGGGGTTGCCCGGCGTCCCGGGCGAGCGCGTCCTGGACGAGGTCGAGGCACTGGTCCAGACCGTAGCTGCCGTAGCGCAACCCGTCGTCGCCCTCGGCCCCGTCCGCGGGCAGCGACGTCGCGACGAACGGGTCGCCCGGCACGACGACGTTCCGGCGGCGCACCTCGAACGGGTCCACCCCCAGTTCCCGGGCGAGGTCGTCGAGCGCGGACTCGAGCGCGAACACCACCTGACCGAGGCCGTACCCGCGGAACGCGCCGGAGGGCACGGTGTGCGTGTAGACGGCCCGGGCGTCGACGCGCTTGTTCTCGCAGCGGTACGTCGCCAGGGTCTCGTGGCAGGCGTGGAACATGACGCCCGGGGAGTGGTTGCCGTAGGCGCCCGCGTCGGACAGGACGTCCACGGCCAGCGCCGTGAGGGTCCCGTCGCGGCGCGCCCCCAGGCGCACCCCCACCCGGAAGGGGTGCCGGGTCGGCAGGTGCCGCAACGTGTCCTCGCGCGTGGTCTCGTGGACGACGGGCCGGCCCAGCCGCAGCACCGCGAGGCCGACGAGGTCCTCGACGAGCATCTCCTGCTTGCCCCCGAAACCCCCGCCGACGCGAGCCGCGAACACCCGCACGCGATCGCGGTCCAGCCCCAGGACGCGGGCGAGCTCGTCCCGGACGAGGAACGGCACCTGCGTGCTGCTGCGGACGACGAGCCGGCCGTCCTCGTCGGGCCAGCCGACCGCCGCGTGGGTCTCCAGCGCGACGTGCGAGACGCGCTGGGTGCGCCACGTCCCGGACACCGTGACGTCGGCCGCGGCCAGGGCGGTCTCGACGTCCCCGACGCCGCCGTGCAGTTCGGCGACGAGGTTGCGCTGCGGGTCGGCGATGCGCGACGCCGCCGCGTCCTTGTCACCGTGCACCAGCGGGGCGCCGGGTTCCTGCGCGCTCACCGGGTCCAGCACCGCGGGCAGTTCCTCGTACTCCACGACGAGGCGGCGCACCCCCTCCTCGGCCGTGGCGAGGTCGTCGGCGACGACGGCGGCCACGCGCTGCCCGTGGTACCGCAGCACCGGGTCCAGGACGAGGGTGTCGTCGGGGTCGTCGAGGCGGTTCTCGTGCCGGCCGGTGGAGAACAGCGTCGCGGGGACGTCCTCGTGGGTGAGGACAAGCCGCACGCCCGGGAGGGAACGCGCCGCCGTGGCGTCGACGCCGATCACCCGGGCGTGCGCGTGCGGGCTGCGCAGGAGGGCCAGGTGCAGGGCGCCGGGGGGCGGGTCGTCGAGGGTGAAGGGTTCGACGCCGGAGACGACGCGGCGGGCCGCCGGCGCCGCGACGGTGCGCCCGACCGACCCCGTCGCCTCCGCCGGGTCCTGCGTCGTGCCCGAGACCGCCTCGCGGATCGAGCGGTAGCCGGTGCACCGGCACAGGTTGCCCTTGAGGTGCTCGTCGAGGTCGGCGCGCTGGTCCGCGGTGAGCGCCGAGGCCGTCACGACCATCCCGGCCGTGCAGAACCCGCACTGGAACCCCGCGGCGTCGACGAACCGCTGCTGCACCTCGCTGAGCCGGCCGGGGGTCCCGAGCCCGGCGACGGTCGTGACCTCGCGCCCGGCCGCCCGCAGCGCCGGGTAGAGGCAGGAGTGCACGGGGGCGGCGTCGAGCAGGACGGTGCACGCGCCGCAGTCGCCGGAGTCGCAGCCCTTCTTGACCTCGACGTGGGTGCTCTCGCGCAGCAGGGTGCGCAGGCACTGCCCGGGCCGCGGGTCGACCTCGCGCGCGGTCCCGTTGACGGTGAGCTTCACGACAGTTCCTCCACCGCTTCGGCCGCGAACCGCAGCGTCGTCGCGCGCCGCCAGTCCGGCGCGCCGTGGACGTCGTCGAACCAGCGGCCGGCGACGACCTCCTCGACGTCGGCGGCCACCTGCGCCGGAGGGGGGACCTCGCGGTAGCGCAGCACGTGCGGCCGCGGGGTGGACGCCGTGACGGCGAGGACGAGACCCCCGTCGGGGTCCCGGCGGCCGACGACGAGCGTCGCCGAGCGGCCGAGCCGGGCCAGGGAGGCCCGGCGGAACGCGGTGGTCCCGCGCAGCGCCGCGGCCGGCAGGTGCAGCGAGCGCAGCACCTCACCCGGCGCGAGCGCGGTCGTGCGGTCGCCCGTCACGAACTCCTGCACCGGCAGCCGCCGCACCCCGCCGTCGGCGGCCCACAGCTCGGCGACCCCGTCCAGGGCCACGGCGAGGGAGGTCACGGCCCCGGCGGGCAGCGCGGCGCACACGTTCCCGCCGACCGTGGCGACCGAGCGCACCTTGAACGAGGCGAGCAGGGCGCGCACGCACTGCCGCACCAGGGGCTTCGCCACCCACTCGGGACGCCAGGGCACGGACTCCAGCTCCCCCACGGGGCACGTCGCGGCGAGCTCGATCCCGGCGTCGGAGACGGTGGACGGTTCCCAGCCCAGCGTCGTGAGGTCGACGAGGGTGCGCAGGTGCGGTTGCGGGACGGAGAACAACCACGTCCCGCCGGCGACGACGGCCGTCGCCGGGTTCCCGTCGTGGGCGCGCCGCAGGGCGGCGGCGTCGGTGACGGGCAGGAACTCCGTCACGGTGTTCAGGTCCACGGTGGCACCCCTCAGTAGTCGACCCGCCCGGTGCTCGCGAGCCAGGCGTCGAAGGGGGCGGGCGAGCCCGCGTTCCGCTGCTGCTGCACGGGCACGGACCACTCGGTGCGCGGGGTCTCGAACAACTCGTAGAACGCGCGGTCGTCGAAACCGCCGCGCGCGGCGTCGTCCCGGTCCGCGGCGTAGAGCACGCGGTCGACCCGCGCCCACAACGAGGACGCCAGGCACATGGGGCACGGTTCGCAGCTGGAGTACAGCGTCGCCCCCGCGAGGCTGAACGTCCCCAGGCCCGCGCAGGCCGCCCGGATCGCCTGCACCTCGGCGTGGGCGGTGGGGTCGTTCTGCGCCGTCACGCGGTTCACGCCGGTCGCGACGACGATCCCGTCGCGGACGACAACGGCACCGAACGGGCCGCCACCGGCGGCCACGTTCTCCACGGCCAGCCGGACGGCGAGGTCGAGGTGGTCCGCGTCGGTGCCGGCGCGCCGGTCCTGCACCGGCACGGCGTTCACCGTTCCCACGCCAGCGGTGCGGCCGGGGCGGTGTCGTCCGCGACGACGGCCTGGATGAGGCCGTAGGGCCGGTCGTCGGCGTGGAACACCTCGCCGGCGTTCTCGACGCCGAACCGCTGGAGGTCGTAGAGGAAGTGGTGCTTGTTCGGGGCGGCGAGGCGCACCTCGATGACGCCCGGGACGCTCTCGACGGCCGCTTTCCCCATGTGCCACAACGTCTGCTGCAGGGCCAGGGAGTGCACCGTCGCGAACTGCCCGACGAGGACGGCGCGCACCGCGTCGTAGGCCGCGTCGAAGTCGAAGCCGTCGGCCAGGCAGGTCGCGTCGTAGCGCCACTGCGCGACGAGCGAGGTGGCCATGACGCGGTCCTGCGTGGGTTCCAGCGTCGTGTACCCGTCGACGAGGAAGTCCTTGAACTCCGAGCCGGTGGACTTCAGCAGGGTCAGGTCCTTCAACCCGGCGACGACGTGGGTCTCGCGGTCGGGACCGTCGCCGGCGACGGTGACGGCCGCGGTCCGCACCTCGCCCCCGGCGCGCACCCAGGTGTGGTCGTGCTCGCGGCCGGAGACCGTGGCGCGTTCCCAGCGGTAGGAGTCCACGTCGATCCGCGCCCCGGTGACGGGTCCGGTCTCCTCGATGAAGTGCCGGGCCAGGTCGAGCGCGTAGGACTCGACGGCGACGATCCCCTTCGCCATCCCCTGCCCGGCCGGTCCCTCCTTGGCGAACGCGTAGATCGTGTTCTTCTGCGAGTCGGTCGGCAGGACCTTGCTCTGGTCGCCGGTGAGGTAGGCGTCGGCGAAGTCGCCGCGCAGCGTCGAGGTGACGTTGAGGTCGACGATCTCGTGCCGGGGGGTGTCGCGCTGGAACCGCACGACGCGGTTCTCCGCCTTCCCGTACTGGTGACCCGCCAGGACGACGGCCATGTTCTCAGCTCCCTCGGTAGGTGGAGTAGGCGAAGGGGGACAGCAGGAGGGGGACGTGCAGGTGCTCCCGTCCCGCGGTGACGGTGAACGCGACCACCACTTCGGGGTGGAACGTCTCGCGCCCGGCCGCGGCGAACCACTCCCCCGTGGCGAACCGGAGCCGGTACGTCCCGGGGGCGAGGTCCTCGGCGAGGCGGGCGCGGCCGTCGTCGTCCGTCCGGCCGGAGGCGGCCGGTGCCCCGTCGGCGTCCGTCACGTCGAGCCCGATCCCGGCGGCGGGGGTTCCCGTGACGGCGTCCAGGACGTGCGTGGACAGGCTGGTCACGGGGTCTGCTCCAGCAGGCGGCGCAGACGGAGGTCGGTGATGGCGGCCAGCTCCCGGCGCAGCACCCGCCGCTCGGCCGCCGGGTCGTTGTCCAGCCGCGTCTCGAGCAGGTCGAGGAGCTCGGTGGCGCTGCGGCCGGAGGCGAACACCAGGTACACGTGCCCGAACCGCTCCTCGTACCGGCGGTTCCCCTCGGCGAGGCGGCGCAGGACGTCCTCGTCGGCCGCCAGCGCCCCGGCCTGCTCGCGCCGGGAGGTGGCGCTGTCGCTGCGCTCCCCGATGCGGGGGTGCGCGGCGAGGGCGACCTCCACGTCCTCCTCGGGCGTCACCGCGAGTTCGCGGGCCGCGGTCTCCCGCAACGCCTCGACCGACCCGAACGGGCGCGCGGCGGTGAGCCGCGCGGCCCAGGCGGGTGCGTCGCAGCAGGTGCGCAGGAGTTCCTCGCACCGCGGGGCGTCGAGCGCCTCGAGTTCCGTGAGCTGCACTGTCGTCCCGTCGTCGTGGTTCCGGTGTGCTGTGCTGGGCCCGTGCTCGTGACGGGGGTGGTGCTGGCGGCCGGGGCGGGCCGGCGGATGGGGACGCCCAAGGGGTTGCTGCGCCGACCGGACGGGACGTCCTGGGCGGCAGCGGCTGCGGGCCTGCTGACGGGGGCGGGGTGCTCCCCGGTGCTCGTCACCGTGGGCGCGCAGGCCGACCGCGTCCGCGCCACGCTCCCGCCCGGGGTGCGGGCGGTCGAGGTCCCCGACTGGTCGCGCGGGCCGGGCGCCGGGGTGGCGCGGGCGCTGGCCGACCCGGCCGTCCGGGCCGCCGACGCCGTGCTCCTGCTGCTCGTCGACCTGCCGCACGTCGACCTCGCCGGGGTGCGGACGGTGCTCATGCACGCCCACGCGGGCGCGCTCGTGCGGGCGGTGGACCGCGGCCGGCCGGGACACCCGGTCCTGCTGGGGCGCGAGCACCTGGACACCGCGGCCGCGGCCTGCGCGGGCGGTTCCGGGTTGCGGGGGTTCCTGGCCGGCGCGGAGGTCCTGGAGGTGCCCGTCGGGGGTTCCGCCGACGACGTGGACGTACCGGGGGACCTGCCGCGGG contains the following coding sequences:
- a CDS encoding nucleotidyltransferase family protein, which produces MLVTGVVLAAGAGRRMGTPKGLLRRPDGTSWAAAAAGLLTGAGCSPVLVTVGAQADRVRATLPPGVRAVEVPDWSRGPGAGVARALADPAVRAADAVLLLLVDLPHVDLAGVRTVLMHAHAGALVRAVDRGRPGHPVLLGREHLDTAAAACAGGSGLRGFLAGAEVLEVPVGGSADDVDVPGDLPRDLP
- the uraD gene encoding 2-oxo-4-hydroxy-4-carboxy-5-ureidoimidazoline decarboxylase, with product MQLTELEALDAPRCEELLRTCCDAPAWAARLTAARPFGSVEALRETAARELAVTPEEDVEVALAAHPRIGERSDSATSRREQAGALAADEDVLRRLAEGNRRYEERFGHVYLVFASGRSATELLDLLETRLDNDPAAERRVLRRELAAITDLRLRRLLEQTP